The following is a genomic window from Saprospiraceae bacterium.
TGGGCGTGTGGCTATGTATTCGGATATCTTTTTGATGTATCCGTCTCCATTACCGGTGAAGGACTTTCCCGAAAATAGCAGATCAGATCAATATCAGGCAGCAGAGTTGTTTCAGTTTTTCCTTGACGAAAAACAATTACTAAACCCTAAAACCAAAAATATTTACTCTGAAGTAGGCTGGACACGGGTTTCTGACTTCTTGCCCTGGATGCGCATGGGAAGTAAACCCGGGAATCTGGTATATCAGTGTCGTGGATTCAAGACCAATGGAGGATTTGAGACCATTCCGGAAGAATTCAGAAGTTATATCTTGAAACACAAACCTGAATTTGCCGCACCTCCCAAAACTTATGCCACACCCAATATGACCAGCTGGAAGTACTTTAAGGAATTGAAGAAGTGATTTTATGATTTGGTATTTGGTTCAGGTAAATAGTTTACATATTGCTTTTGGATAGTTTGGGCTATTCTTTTCCTGAGTTTTGATGGGGAGATGACCATCATACTACTTCCGAAACCTAGGATCTCTCTTTCCAGCTCAAAATTGAGTTGTACTTTGATAGAAAGGAGTAAACTACCGTCATCATTTCTTTCAATTATCTCTTGACTATGATGTAGTGGTTTTGTTTCTATATAAGGAGCGTTGGCAGCATCTACCCAAAGTTGGATAATTTCAGGTCTGACATTAAGACTCACACTGACGCCGATCACATCCATAAAGTATTCATCAACTGAAGCAATAATGGATGGTCTGTATTTTAAGTTTTCAGCTATTTCAACATTCACCATTCTGTCTAATGCCAAATTTAATATATGATCCGTATTTCCTTTCACACCAAAAAGAAACCATCTGTTTTTGTATTCTTTAAGAAACCATGGGTGAAAGGTCATAATTTGGGCACTTTCAGCCTTAAATGATTTGTACTCGATGAAAAGAACCTTTTTATCCTGAATTGCTTTGTATAATGGATCCAGAAGTTGTATTCCTGTAAGTCTGTCATTTTTTTCGAAATGTATGATAGGAGTTTGTTTACCCGAGGTAGTGTAAACATGATCTTCCAGCTTTTGGACTACTTCATGCAGGTTTTTGAAATGCTCGAAACCTTTGAACTGTTTGAGCAATTCCACTGCTTCTGACATTTGCTGCATATCTGTGTGTGAGATGGGTAGATTCGTGATGCTATATTTGGGGTCTTCGTAGGTATAATATTTTTTATCTACTACGATGATGGGTGCATTATAGCCAAGCTTATCACTGCGCATCATTTGGATATCGTATTGGATAGTGCGGACGGAAGCACCTTTGGAGATGCCTTCGTATTCGTAGAGTGCATCGCTGACTTTATCTACAAGCATATCGAGTGTCCACTTCCGTTGGCGATTGCGGAAGCAGTTGTCAAGGACTTTGTATCTGATGAGGGCGTTTTTGTTGATGGGCATTGTATAAAAGCAATTTGAACGATGAATGATTCGAACAATGAATGATTTAAAAATATTTTCACAAAAGTACAAAATAATTTTTACTACGCAAAAAGACTGCGTACCACACTTTTACCTTTGCATCGTCAATGATGATAAATGAACAAAAAGTTGTTCAAACTCAAAATTAGAATATGACTTTATTCGAATGAATATATGACAAAATAGTTGGCATAGCTCGGAGATTTTATCCCGTAGATGTAGTTGAAGCTACATCGAGGAAAGAAAATTGAGAACGATGTCAAATATGAAGTAAGATTTTCATGTAGTTCAATTCATGTTCTAATTTTGAGTTTATAAAAATATATCACAGTAATGTGTTGAAGAAGTCGCTTTTCTATCTGTAATAGTCCATAGTTGAGAGTTTCTGTATAGCTCCATAGTGCAATGATGATTGTATTCTGACGAGTAAGATGTTTAGTGACGCATAATTTGCGGGTCATGGGTTCGACTCCCATCTCGGTCAAAAGCCGAATAGCTCAGTGGTTAGAGCAGCAAACCACGAATGGCAGGTTCGAATCCTGCACTATCCTTATACGATAGTTAGTGTAGTTGGTTAACACGCCGGATTTAGGTTCCGTTTTTTACTTCCACAGTATCGCACATGACGAATACATTCCGCCTAGAGAATCTTCGGATAATCAAAGCAATCTGTACATCACTTTGAAATCATATCACGAAAAATCTCTGTCAACAAATCATAAACGATGGCCAATCAAATGGAAGAAAATCTATTGATAAAAAGTCGCAAATGATAGCTGATCACAATGGCTCTGACGATGATTCCGTAATGTGTGGACGAATGTATTCTGATTGTGCGTTTTAGTAGTTTTTTAGTAGTAATTTTTAAATATTTTCAAAAATGAAAAAAGTAGTTGTAAACACCAATTGTATCGGTTTGATCTTCAAAAACGGAGAACTTAACCAAGTATTAAATCAGGGCATTTATTGGATGATGCCTTGGACAGAAGTCAGTATCCACGACATGGCAAAACCATTTCCTATGGATATCAATGCAGAAGTATTGAGACTAAATAAGGATTTTGAAGTCAAAACCATCCTTATAGATGTAGCTGATAATCAAATGGTTTTTGTTTACAAAGATAAGGTGTATCATCGTTTATTGACGCCTGGAAAATATTTTTTCTGGAATAATGATGTCAATACTTACCAATTCAAAACAGTAGACTTGTCCAAAATTGAGATAGAATCAGATATCGACAAAAAAGCACTGATGAATCTTTCTGGTACTTATGTGCGAGCGTACAAATTGGAAAGTTTTGAAAAGGGAATTCTTTTTGTAGATGGAGAAATGAAGCAAACCCTTGATGCAGGTACCTATATGTATTGGAAAAACGCGATAGATATTTCAGTGCTAAAAACCGATATGCGACTCATCAATATGGAAATCCCTGGCCAAGAAATTTTGACCAAAGATAAATCGCAGTTGAGATTGAATTTTACCTTACAGTACAAAGTGACGGACATCATCAAAGCTTTGGTAGAGAACAAGGAGTTTGAAAAACAACTCTACGTCATCATGCAATTGGCTATCCGTGAGTACGTGGGCAAATTGACATTTGACGAATTGATGGAAACCAAAGAAAATCTCTCAGAATTTGTCTTAAACGATGTCGTAACGAAAGCCACTGACCTTGGTGTGGAAGTGAAGTCTTGTGGCCTAAAAGACATCATCTTGCCAGGAGATATCCGCGATATCATGAACCAAGTATTGATCGCCGAAAAACGTGCGCAAGCCAATATCATCACACGCCGTGAAGAGACCGCTTCTACACGAAGCTTGCTCAATACTGCAAAATTGATGGAAGACAATGCCATGCTATTCAAACTCAAAGAGATGGAATACGTGGAGAAAATCGCTGACAAAATCAGCCACATCACCTTGTCTGGCAGCGGTCAGGTTGTAGATCAATTGAAGCAGATATTTGTGAAGTAGTAAAATGCAGAACAGTCTATTCACTTAGACTGTTCTATTTTAAATAATTTTGTAAATATATATTATGGATAAATGTAAATTATGTAAAGTTAATGACTTAGACAATACTGGTGCCCATGTTATAACTGAATCTTTAGTTAGACCAACTATCTCAGAAGAAGGGTCTAAAGGTAGAGATAATGAAATCTTATACTCTTTATCTGGAAGAAATTTTGGTAAAAGATTTATCGGTAGAAAAATAAGTGAGGAAAAGATTTTGGAGCTTCAAGGTGATGCATTAACTGAACAGCAGTTAGTTGAAAATTCAAATCCAATTCTTGATTATAATTTAGTATGTAGATCTTGTGAAAATAAGTTCAATCCTATAGAAACATTTTTTATGCAAGATACTAAATCAAAAATAGAAAACTGCGAAAACATTCAGTTGGTGTTAAATTCAAAACATTATCAAGTTACACTTTTATTTATAGTCATAAATATGTGGAGGTTAGCTGAGTCTGATAGCAAAGAGTTTGTTTTGCCTGATGAAGTTAAGGAAGATTTAAGAGTATTAATTGAAAAATTAGAGAAAAAGTCGATAGATGAAGTATTGGGTGATATAGACTTTAGTACTGGGAGTTTGTCTAAAATTAGATTTAGTATGATGTATATGAGACATGATTCGGGTAATAAATCAGCAAATACAATTGCGCTTGGTTCAAATGCGGAGCCCTTATTTATGGTTTTAGGTCAATTAGTATTTACTGTTTTCTTCGATTTTGATAAAATTGGAAATTATAAAATTCCTAGTTTAATCTGCGAAATAACTTCAAAAAACAAAATTAGAAAACAAATATTGAGACAACCTGAAGAATTAATAATTCAATACATCTCTGATTTTAAAAGATTAGCTTTGAATAAAAAAATATTCCGCCATGAGATAAAATATTTTTGGGCTAATGTAAATAATATTACAAGAAAGTGTCATATTAAATTTTACAAATGCCTACCCACAATTGATGTTTTTAAATATGTTCATCATGAAATTAGAAAATTGCCAAGAGGATTTGAATTAAGTGATGTAGATGAAATAATTGCAAGAGTTATAATGGATTGCGGTGTTTATTATAAAAAAAATGGTCTTCCTAGAAAATAAGAAACAAAATGACAGACATTTGCTTAAATATAAGTTTTAATATTCCAAGCCTTGACGACTATTCAAAATCTGAAAAAGCTCTGAAAGTTGAAAGTTCTTTTCATACACATTTAATTATAGAGGATGCAGGGGCAATAGTTCTGAAAATATTTTTTAATAATAAAACTAACTTTGATTATAAGATAACGGATTGGTTAACTGAAGAAAGGTCAGAAAGTGCATTTGGTAAGTCAATTGTTATTAACAATATAAATGAAAGGCCCAACATTGAAATTATTTCTTTTGCAAATTCTTTTGTTAAAGGATGGAATATCAGTACTAATCAATATGAAGGAAATAATAAATTCATAATTTTTAAATTAGGCCAAATTAGAATCGAATATAAACCTGTTAAAAAATATAATTTCGAATCAGAAATTTATTTTACAGACAGTGCTTATAGCCTTATCAATGAAAATTTTAATTCTGATAACTTTTGTTTGAATCCAAACATTTGGGAAAGTATAAATTACCAAAAAGAGCTAGTTGATATTGGAAAAATAAAGTTTATATTTGATTTCTTTAATCAAATTGGAAAAGATAATAATGGATATGACAATCTTATTATTAGAAAACCAAGATTAGTAATAAAACATGATAACTTATCTTTCGAAGAAATTAGTATATATGTAGAATTAATTGTTTCTCTTATGGAACTTTATACCGGCAATGACATTAAAATACATTTCTGGAGACACCATTCCGAATTGTCGACAGTCGTAAAAACTTATGATTATTCTGAAAAAGCTGTATTTAATAAGTTCAATTTTGGCATTGATTTTGATGGCGATTTATATACATTAATTACCAGTATCTCTTTAAAAATGTTAGAGAATACTTCAGTAATTTCTGAGATTACACATAAGTACAATTTAGCTCGAATATCTTCTGGAAGCATAAATCTTGTGCTTTTATTTTCTATTATTGAGAAATTGAAAAAACATTTTGGTATAAAGAATCAGAAAGGAGAAAATTTTCAATTTACTGATCCAAAAATTCATAATAAAATAGATGAATTTTTTGATGAATTATTGGAAGAAATAGAAGACGAATCTCAAAAAACGTCATTCTTAAGCTTAAAAAAAGATAAAATTTCTATGTTAGTATACTTACCATTAAAAGACCAATTTAATGATGGGTTTTTAGAACATGATCTTGATCCAGTAAAATATAACATTGATTTTAAAAGAGTAATAAAAATGAGAAATGAAATTTTTCATGGTAAATTTATTGAACCCGAAAATCAAGAATTGAAGTCAATAAATGATGCTCTTTATAATTTTGTTGGTGCTTTAATTTTGAAGTACCTTCACAGTTGAATTTATTAAGATTGAATTTTCGTTTCGAAAAAGAAAACGATAGTTATGCAGGTTAAGCCACATTACCAGTTTCAACTTAGCTCACCACAATTTTGTCATATAAAAAATAATAATGGAAAATATAGAGTATATTAAAAAAATATTGACTTCACAATTTGAATTAGAATTGTTTGATGCAGCATTGTATAGTTTAAATGATACTACTAACAGATTAAGGTATAATAACTTTGCTTATAGTATTAGAGAATTATCAAGACATTTTCTTCACAATTTATCACCAGAATCTAATGTTAAAAAGTGCTCTTGGTTTAAAGTGGAAACTAAAGACGGAAAACCAACAAGGGCCCAAAGAATAAAATACGCCATTCAAGGTGGTATTAGCAACGAAATTTTAAAAGACTGGGGTTTTGATGTAGACGAACTTAAGGAAATTGTCACGCTAATTATAAATAATATTGATACATTAAATAAATTTACACACATAAATCCTGATGTTTTTAATCTAACTGATTTAGAAATTAATGAAAATAGTGAAAGTGTGTTTAACGCATTTTACATTTTTGTAATGACTATTGAAAACTATAAGGAAAAAATCAAATCATTCTTAGATGGGCAAATTGAAGAGCACATGATTTCATCTGTAGTTTCAAACCATTTTGTAAACGTGGATAGTTTAGCCCCACATTATTCTTTAAATGATAGCGGATTAACTGAATATCACATTTCTGGAATTACGGATAAAGAAATTGTAGTTTCTGTTTTTGGAAGTTTAAACGTAACGTTAGAATATGGTTCTAGGCAGGAAAGACTCGAAGGAGACGGGCTTGATTTAGAAGAATGGTTTCCATTTGAAACAAAAATAAAGTATGAAATTGATATAAATTTTCCTTCGGACAATTATGAAATTGACGATTATGATGTAGATACTTCTGAATGGTATGGAGAAGAAGAATGAAGTTGATTGAACTAAAAAGAATTTATACTAAGGAGTAATTTTTCACTGTTTTACATATACTGGTATGGGATTATTATTCTGATATTTTTTTTCTTGCACCTTCCATCACTTCAGTTTTATAGTCAACTGTAATATCGATTAACCTTCCTTCTTCCACTTCTTTTAACCCTTCTTCGATCAATGAGATAGTTTGATCATCCCAGTGGTCAAATTGAAATTTTTCATTCAACGCAAATTTTACGACTTGTTCTGCATTTTGAAATTCACCACTTTCTATGAGTTTGGCTATATATTCATCATAAGGGCTTTCAAGGATGATTTGCATTTTATTTTGCTTTTCATTGTAAACAAATTGGAAAAGAAATAAGTTTCAACGATTTCAATTACTTACACTGATGACGAATGTGTAATAGATGTCACATATTTTCACTTTCCAGCTACAAAATTCGATAAATCTGCAAGAGAGTAAAAATAATTTTCTCCTACGCAAAAAGATTGCGCACACCGCTTCTACCTTTGCATCATTATTAAATAATGAACGAACAATCATGACAAATCTTCCATTCAACATCGATGCCCTAGAAGAAATGATTTCTTCAGGTTATGTAAAGATGACAAAACATCCGGAGCGACCGCTGTATATCTACAATTATACAGCCAAAGCGCAGTATGAATATATGTGGAATGAAGTGATGATGCTTTGTCGTGGCTTGATTTTGGATGAACATTATGCGATTGTGGCAAGACCGTTTACTAAGTTTTTTAATTATGGTGAAGTGGCTGATCAGCAGATTCCGTCGCTGCCATTTGAAGTGTACGACAAAATGGATGGCTCATTAGGTATTTTGTATTGGTGTAATGATCACCCTTTTATCGCCACGCGTGGGTCATTTATGAGCGAACAAGCCATCAAAGCCAATGAACTTTTACATAGAAAATATGCCAACTGTATCGACAAACTGGACAAAAGTAAAACTTATCTTTTTGAGATTATTTACCCTGAAAATCGTATCGTCATAGACTATGGTCATAAAGAAGAATTGGTTTTATTGGCTATCGTAGATTTAGCTACAGGTGTGGAGTCACCTTTGGCAGATATAGGTTTTCCTGTGGTGAAAAGATATGATGGATTGAATGATCTCGAGGCTATCCGGATGATGCAGATAGACGAAAAGGAAGGTTTTATCATACGTTTTGAGAATGGATTTAGGGTCAAAATCAAGTTTGCCGAGTATGTGCGCCTTCACAGGATCATCACTCAAGTATCTTCTAAAACCATTTGGGAGCATCTGCGAGATAACCAATCTTTGGACGAATTGTTGGAAAAAGTACCTGATGAGTTTTATCAGTGGGTACGTACGACGATTGATGAATTTTGGGAAGCCTATCGAAATATAGAAGCCGAGGCAAAAGCTGAATACAAAGAGCTGGAAGACCGAAAGGCAACCGCTTTTTATTTTCAGACATGTAAACATCCTGCCATCCTATTTAAGATGTACGAAAAAAGACCGTACGATGCCATCATTTGGAAGTTGTTGAAGCCGAAGTTTGAGAGACCATTTAGGAATGATTTAGAAATATAAAAGAATAAAAAATGATTATAAAAATTAATTGCAAAAATGAATTTCTGTTAGATATTCTTAATAGAAATCCAAACACGGATTTTGGTGTATATGCAAGGCCACTTAAAAAAGGTGTTGTAATCGGAAATGTAATTACTTCTCATCAATATGATATTGTTTTTCAAGATACCAAGTATAGTTATTTACCTGAAGAAAGCAATCAAATTGATTTTCAGAGTTATTGCAGCCCATTAGTGGTGATGGATATTTGTACTGACTTTTTCAGTCATTTGCTTAAGGCAAAGTATGAAGTTATGTCCAAAGAATTGTCATGGTTACATAGGACTATTGGTGATATCGATACAGAAAAATGTATCATAAATATACCTTCCTTTTATATTAATTCTAGTTGGGTGCGAAATGGGTCATTCCTTCTTTCGAAATATTTTGACGGTATAACAATAGAACACCAGAAAGGATACAATTATACTCTGATGATTGAAGCCAATTCTGTTTTTGATGCTATCAATTTGCTTAGTTTGACAGCATTATTTACGCATATCACAAATGAATATGGCATTTACACTTATATTGATGAATCATTTGCAGATAAGTATGCCAGGATTTTGACCAATCTTGATAATGTACCGTATTTTGTATTTTATCTTTTCATTAAAAGAGCAGTGCGGTCTGAAAAGTTGTTTTTGATGGTGAAGCCAGTTTTTGAATCATACCTTCTCAAACAAGGTCTTAATACAAAACTGACATGGTACCCAACTCATCAGGCAAGAATTATTTATATTATAGATAAGTTAGATTTTAATATCCCTATTCTCGATATTGGTTGTGGAGAATTGCTTTATTATAAAAAAGTAATGAGTAAAGGTTTCAAATTATCTTATTATGCAGTAGATAGTGATGAAAAGTTTGAAGACATTGCAATAGCGATAGGCTCAAGATACTCTGAAAATAATTTATCATTTTTCTCAGATTTGAATCAATATCCGGATCAAGAAAAAGTAAGCATTATCATGTCAGAAGTGATAGAACACAATACAAAGGAGAATGCTTTGTCACTTATTAAACGAGCTTTAAGTCTGAATTTTGCATCCATTATTGTCACTACACCAAATGCTGATTTTAATAAATATTATAGCGAAACAATGGAGCGAAGACATGAAGATCATCAATTTGAACCATCAGCTGATGAATTTAAGAAACTGATTTGGGAAGGTGTAAACAATGACGAAACTCTGGAAGTATATTTTGATTTTATCGGTGACAATATTAATGGAGTCCAACCTACACAAGTCTGTATAATCACTAAAAAAGAAGTAAAATGAACGAAAAACGAAATATAAAAAACAGAATAGAATGGTTTTGTCAGAACAAGATAAATGCCTTTTCACCAACGATCTCTCCGGCCCCAAAATCATGGGAAAAGAATGAAATCGAATCTCCGTTTGAAGGGTTAAAATACTATTTCGATCGTGGTGTAACACATTTCGTAGTTCAAAAAAAATATATGGGCTCTTATTGCGACATATATTTGAAAAAAGAGATCAATGATAGTTATTTTGTGAGTAGAAATGGCCATAAAGTAATGCATATTGATGTAGAAAAAGCAATAATGGCTTGTGCAGATATACATGCTAGATTTGATTGGCAAGATCTAAGTTTAGTAATCATACAGGCCGAAATGTTGCCATGGAGTGTACTAGGCAAAGGATTGATCAATAATGAGTTTTGGGCTTATCATCATTCGCACAAGACGCATCATGATTATCTCAAACAATCAGAATTGTATGACAAAATAGAAATGGTAAGGTCATCAGAAACCTATCAAAAATATATTTCTGATAAAAAAGTGTTAGGTGAAAAGGCCATTAAGAAAGAATATCCTTCACATGTTTCTAGGCAGTATGATTCTATTGAAGCTTTTAAAGTATTAGATCTTGATATGTACGAAAAAGGGATCAACATTTATGGGGATCAAATTTTGCATTTCGGAATTGAAGGTGAAATATGCTTTAAACCATTTAATATACTCAAAAAAGTATTTGATGATGGGACAGAATTAGTTGTAAATGATAATATTAGTTTTAAGGAAGTAAGTGATGATGAGTTTTTAGAATTTACAATTGAGACACTTGACGACCTAGAAGTCAAATCAGATTTAGTAACCGAATGGTTTCATAAATTATCGTTAGATAAGGAAGAAGGTATTGTAATAAAACCGCGTATTACGTTTATTAAAAATTTGCCACCAGCATTGAAAGTGAGAAACAACCAATATTTGGTGATGATTTATGGCATCGACTTTATTAACAACTATCCATACAACATGCAAAAAAGGAATATTGATAAAAAAATCCAATGTTCTATAAACGATTGGGCTATCAATCATGCTTTGTTAAAGGTAAAATATAAGGATATTCATTCTGAAAATTACCACTTAAAAAATTTGGTTTATGATCGTATAATGGGAGAAAAAATAGAATCTACCATTGATTCGCGACTTTAATCGTTTGTATTTTATTTTAGTTATTCTTTCAAAAATTAAAAATTGTAATGAGCAAATATAAAAATCCACAATTATTAATCCTAGTAGGTCCACCAGGTTCTGGTAAGTCCACTTTTGCAAAATATCACTTAAGAACTGAAGAAAACTGGTTTAGAGTAAATAGAGATGATTTACGTTTGATGCAATTTAGTCAAGAAAATTTGAGTGAAGATGAAGAAGCTTTGCTCACCAAAATGGTAGATAGTGCGATCATATCTATGCTTAATAATAAAGTCAATGTTTTAGTAGATGCCACGCACACCAGAAAGGAATTCTTAAATCAATACATCATTAAGTTTAACCATCTAGCCGATATTTCTTTTAAATTATTTGAAGTAGATACGGAAGAATTGAAGCAAAGAGTGATTCAAAGACACCAAGAAACAGGAAAATTTATTCCACCAAATGTCTTAAAGCGATTTATTGAACAATATGAAAATGTAAAAAATAACTTTGATTTTTCCATGAGGCCTAAAATTCGTCCAGAAAACAAAACACGTACCCAAGACCCATCCCTACCCAAAGCCATCATCTGCGATCTTGACGGTACATTATGTCTTATGAATGGTCGTAGCCCTTTTGATTCATCAAAGTGTGATCAAGACCTTCCCAATATTCCTGTGGTCAATATGGTCAAAAATTACCATCAGTTGGGATACAAGATTATTTTGGCATCGGGAAGGGAAGATACTTACAAGCCACAGACGATAGCATGGCTAGAGCGATTCGGTATAACCTATGATATGTTGATCATGAGGGTTGCCGGTGATTTCAGGAAGGATTCGATCATCAAAAAAGAAATGTTTATCAATCATATTGAAGGGAAGTACAATATTGAATTAGTCCTTGACGATAGAAATCAGGTGGTAGATCTTTGGCGCAATGACCTACAACTTCCATGTTTTCAGGTATTTTATGGAGATTTTTGATGGACGATGGGGAGAATAAATGAGCGACAATTTGAGTAATCATTTTGTCGCTCATATCTATATTATTTTAGTAATTTAGGTAAAAAGGTACCTACCAATGATCCTATTCCACCTCCAGCCAAAGCTGTAACTATAGACCCAATTGAAAAGTTTGAATCACCTAAAACGCCCATAAGACCTCCTACTACATTGCCTAAATTGCCACCAACTGCACCAAGTATAAGGTTCATGATCATACTTTGACCATTGGGTTTTGCCATATTCGCACCATATCCGACATCTCCTCCCAATACTGAACATTTTTAATTTGGAAAGGACTACTTTTATTATTTAATTCCTTTCTTCGTCAGTCCTATCTGAAAATATCCTTTCATGTTGATCCCGATGCGATGGCTGTCCACATCTGACCAAATATAATTGATGGGTACTTCTTCACCGGACTTAAATACGGCAATTTGTAATATTTCAAGGTTTTTACCATAAATAAGCTGACCTAATCGGGCTTCGTACCCCGTTTCAGACCCATCAGAAAATTTTATTTTTTGTCTGTCGCCTTGATTATGAAACTGTAAACCTCTTATGGCATCCATCTCCTTTGCGCCCTCTTTTTTTGCAGCTGCCCATCCGGTATAATATTCTACTTTTCTTAGCCTGTGTGGTATTTTGGCTTTGTGGCCGAAGACATACTTCCCATCTTCGTCTTCAGCCTCATCGCGTATCCACAATTCTTTGTCGTTGAGCATCAGACTATCGGTGATGAAAATACGTTTTCCGCTTCTTTTCGATATAAAATTGCAGGCGCGAGGTTTCATAAATCCGATAAAATGGTCTTTGTTTTTTTGCCAGAACACCTCACATCCTGGTGATGCGGTGAGTTGTTCCTTATTTAGTTGGGTCAAAATCGACTTATCTTTATGAGCGTTAGTGTAGATAGAATCCAGAGACTTGTCTTTAAATGAATAGATATCCAACTGGATGGCCTTTTCTTTTTTATTTTCTGAAAAGCTGTAAATCCGCTGACGATAGACTTTCGACGGATCGTTGTCAAAGTATTGTTTTACAAAAAACACATTTGCGCCCATCCAAGGTAAATCCACCGGCTCAAAAATAGAATGTATGTGCTCGTGGATCAAATCTTTGACAATGCTGTCTTCCTTTTCTTTATGTACTTGCTGGTAATTGTTAAATTCACCGGTAAACCAAGTTTTCAAGAGTGCCATCTGACTAATGGGAGCTGATTTAGATTTTTTTTGGGCAAATACTGAATGTTGACAAGCCACAGATAACGTGATGATTAAAACAAAATGGAAAAGAAAGCGCATGATATTTACATTTTAGAAAACAAAATTAGTTAATTTAATTAACTAATTAAATATATT
Proteins encoded in this region:
- a CDS encoding WYL domain-containing protein, whose product is MPINKNALIRYKVLDNCFRNRQRKWTLDMLVDKVSDALYEYEGISKGASVRTIQYDIQMMRSDKLGYNAPIIVVDKKYYTYEDPKYSITNLPISHTDMQQMSEAVELLKQFKGFEHFKNLHEVVQKLEDHVYTTSGKQTPIIHFEKNDRLTGIQLLDPLYKAIQDKKVLFIEYKSFKAESAQIMTFHPWFLKEYKNRWFLFGVKGNTDHILNLALDRMVNVEIAENLKYRPSIIASVDEYFMDVIGVSVSLNVRPEIIQLWVDAANAPYIETKPLHHSQEIIERNDDGSLLLSIKVQLNFELEREILGFGSSMMVISPSKLRKRIAQTIQKQYVNYLPEPNTKS
- a CDS encoding slipin family protein, producing the protein MKKVVVNTNCIGLIFKNGELNQVLNQGIYWMMPWTEVSIHDMAKPFPMDINAEVLRLNKDFEVKTILIDVADNQMVFVYKDKVYHRLLTPGKYFFWNNDVNTYQFKTVDLSKIEIESDIDKKALMNLSGTYVRAYKLESFEKGILFVDGEMKQTLDAGTYMYWKNAIDISVLKTDMRLINMEIPGQEILTKDKSQLRLNFTLQYKVTDIIKALVENKEFEKQLYVIMQLAIREYVGKLTFDELMETKENLSEFVLNDVVTKATDLGVEVKSCGLKDIILPGDIRDIMNQVLIAEKRAQANIITRREETASTRSLLNTAKLMEDNAMLFKLKEMEYVEKIADKISHITLSGSGQVVDQLKQIFVK
- a CDS encoding T4 RnlA family RNA ligase, with protein sequence MTNLPFNIDALEEMISSGYVKMTKHPERPLYIYNYTAKAQYEYMWNEVMMLCRGLILDEHYAIVARPFTKFFNYGEVADQQIPSLPFEVYDKMDGSLGILYWCNDHPFIATRGSFMSEQAIKANELLHRKYANCIDKLDKSKTYLFEIIYPENRIVIDYGHKEELVLLAIVDLATGVESPLADIGFPVVKRYDGLNDLEAIRMMQIDEKEGFIIRFENGFRVKIKFAEYVRLHRIITQVSSKTIWEHLRDNQSLDELLEKVPDEFYQWVRTTIDEFWEAYRNIEAEAKAEYKELEDRKATAFYFQTCKHPAILFKMYEKRPYDAIIWKLLKPKFERPFRNDLEI
- a CDS encoding AAA family ATPase: MSKYKNPQLLILVGPPGSGKSTFAKYHLRTEENWFRVNRDDLRLMQFSQENLSEDEEALLTKMVDSAIISMLNNKVNVLVDATHTRKEFLNQYIIKFNHLADISFKLFEVDTEELKQRVIQRHQETGKFIPPNVLKRFIEQYENVKNNFDFSMRPKIRPENKTRTQDPSLPKAIICDLDGTLCLMNGRSPFDSSKCDQDLPNIPVVNMVKNYHQLGYKIILASGREDTYKPQTIAWLERFGITYDMLIMRVAGDFRKDSIIKKEMFINHIEGKYNIELVLDDRNQVVDLWRNDLQLPCFQVFYGDF
- a CDS encoding chromophore lyase CpcT/CpeT; protein product: MRFLFHFVLIITLSVACQHSVFAQKKSKSAPISQMALLKTWFTGEFNNYQQVHKEKEDSIVKDLIHEHIHSIFEPVDLPWMGANVFFVKQYFDNDPSKVYRQRIYSFSENKKEKAIQLDIYSFKDKSLDSIYTNAHKDKSILTQLNKEQLTASPGCEVFWQKNKDHFIGFMKPRACNFISKRSGKRIFITDSLMLNDKELWIRDEAEDEDGKYVFGHKAKIPHRLRKVEYYTGWAAAKKEGAKEMDAIRGLQFHNQGDRQKIKFSDGSETGYEARLGQLIYGKNLEILQIAVFKSGEEVPINYIWSDVDSHRIGINMKGYFQIGLTKKGIK